A stretch of DNA from Tubulanus polymorphus chromosome 6, tnTubPoly1.2, whole genome shotgun sequence:
TCTATAGTTTTTCGGTacgttattcaaaatttcctgGTCGAATTCACTTTTAGTTTCGGTAGTTCGTTTTAAATCACGATCGGTATTCAATGCACTGCTTTTACTTACTATGTTAGAATTAGTGATCGTCGACTCCtttgaatgtttttcgatttgcattagtttattcaacgcgTCGTTATACATCTTCAATTTCACGTCGTCCTTCACATCATTATCCATTTGAAGGATATCGGACATTTGactttctatatttttcaCGCGATTCGTTTCACCACTCGAAGATTCTCGCTTGTCATCGGTTGATgtgattttttcaatcatGGGAATAAATGATCCCGGAACAACGTAAAGTTTTTCAACGTTCTTCATTCCATAAACCCGAGTAGTCGACCGATTCCTTTCAGTATCAGTCCAAGGAAACCGCCTTTTTGCACGATTAATGATTTTTTCGATTTAATCGGTACTCGTCTATTAGCGAGAATTCGAATCCACTTCTTATGtcgcttcaatttctttttatccGATTCGCTGTGTTTGATATTCCctcttaatgaatttatacaGACTTCGCAAATAACTTTCACTAATCTGTTCGACGATGATGACAGAATCGCATCGCGCATATTTTTCTTTCCATCGCATAAAAGTCTTAAGTGAGGAGCGAATTCCTTCAAATGCAAGTGGTTCCTCATTTTATCAATTGACGATGTTCGCGTGAAATTACATtatttaatactttttatcTTATAATAAATATGATATCCCTCGCTGGGAAATATTCGTGTGCGTAATCTCCATTTGTCCGACGTttgtggtttgaaatcacaaaaTAGATATCCACGCGGTGAAATTGAGGTCGCATCTGTAAACGCCTCCTCGAGCGATTTACCTAACCCGGACTGCATCGCTAAAGTCTTTACTTGGAGTCGATCCCTCGGATGCTTGAATAGAACTATATAATGCGTGTTTAACGATATTGTCCGAAAATGAGGTCCTCTCGGGAAAAGGGTTTGCGATATTAGAATCACTTGAAGTTTTCTATGATGACTACCACGTGTAAAAATGGTCTCCAATAATTTGGGGTCGCACTCGTTCAATACATCATCCAAAATAAGTAGTTTTGTTGTCTCTGAACCTGACAAACTTTCGTACAATTCCTCTGTTAAACCCTTAATAAACTCAACTCCCTCTGTATCGTGATAGATTTCCTGATCTTCGGCGTACACCCAAACTATACGATCGGGAAATGGATCGAACATTCTTTCTTCAATCAATCTTTTAGTAAAGACTGTCTTCCCGATACCAGTCATTCCATTGATAATCGACGTGAACCATCCTTGCAATTTAGTCGGCGGTAAATCAGCTATTTCCATTGCCCCCTTTTACCACAGATTAACAGAATCAAAATTAACAGCGATCTATCCAAAACACgttcattttaaagattattaTCCACacattatatttatttctgtcttcctttctttttctttagATGGCACAGAAACAAGTATCAGAACGACTCAGCTTAGGACCAGTCGCCCTACCCAAGCGGTATGGGTGCACAATGTGCGAGCTGGTGTTCGCACACGCCAGCTCGAGATCCCGGCACATTAACCGGGTGCACAAAAAGAGTAAACCGCTTTGTGCCAAATGCGGGGAGGGGTTTAGCACGACGGCCTACCGGGACAGGCACCAATCACGTTGTGCGAGACCCCTCCCAATCCCAGCGGCACGACGGCGACTGGTCCTTGAAGCACCGGCACcgccagcagcagcagtagggGCGCcgccagcagcagcagtgccagcagcagcagtagggGCGCCGCCAGCAGCATCAgtgccagcagcagcagtgccAGCAGCAGTATtgccagcagcagcagtagggGCGCCACCAGCAGCATCAGTGCCAGCAGCAGTATtgccagcagcagcagtaggggccccaccagcagcagcagcagtgccAGCAGCAGTGCCAGCAGTAGTAGGggcaccaccagcagcagcaggggCACcaccagcagcggcagcagcagcagcagcagcagcagcagcagcaggaggGGCACCACTGGAATGGGAATGGGAAGAGTTACCGGATCTTGATGAGGAAACTCTTGCCCTCATCGGGATCCGGCAAGGTGGCGCCTTAGAGGGGTATGTACGAAAATACGAGTTCCCATCCACTGAAAACAACAagtttgatttaattaaattttatAACGATATCAAACCGCATCTCATCCGACTGCTTAAAGATGATTTAAGTAGATTGGGTGGGATAAAATGGTTTACCAGCattcatataattttagaaaaagatatcGATGGTGTCCATCAACAAAGGACTGTGTATTTTACTAGCCACACTCGAAGTGCTTTCAATGGTGAACAATTTGACGAGCTCTTGGATCAGGCTAAGAATAAAATGATCCAATTATTGGAACAATACAATACTGAGGGTACTGGTTGGAGGTTTGATTATGTCGAAGTGTTCGATCTACACGTCGGCATATATGAACCATTAGGTGGAGGTTCGTATATACCCTCTCCTCGTGTAATCGTTTCACGAGGAGGGGTTATAAATATCCAAAATTTCGACAATATGTGCTTTCTTTGGTCTATACTCGCCCACCTCCACCGAATGGACACGAACCCCCAACGAGTATCTAAGTATTTACGGTACAGAGACGAATTGAATATGAACAATATCAATTATCCAGTAACCGTAGAACAAATACCCATTTTCGAACAGCAAAACGATATATCAGTTAACGTATTTGCCTATGAGgatggaaatatttttgttcGTCGTTTGAGTGATAATCCACGCGCAAATCAtgttaatttattattactagTTGATAACGATAACGCCCATTATTGTTTGATAAATGACCTTAGTAAATTCCTTTTCCATCTAAACAAAAAGAAAGCCAAATGTTTTTGGTGTTTTAAGTGCATGCACTCTTTTTTATCGCAAGAAAATCTTGATGTTCATACTCGGTACTGTATTCAAGGAATACAAAAGACAATCATGCCACCGACAGATGAGAATGTCTTGAAATTTGTTAATGTCACAAAACAGCACAAACTGCCATATGTGATATATGCTGACTtcgaaatgtttttagaaCCGATTGAGGGGTGTAAATTGAACCAGAATCAATCTTGGACATATCGTTATCAGGTTCATGAACCGTGTGGATTTTGTTTTAAAGTCGTTGGCCCTGACACCAGACATTCCCATCCGACAGTCCTTTATAGAGGAGACGATGTTATGAAGAAATTCTTAACATCCCTCCTCGAAAAAGCAGAGGAAATATTACAGGAATACAAAAATCCTCAACCTTTGGTTATGAACGACGTCGATGAAACACACTTCAAATCAACTGATATTTGTCATATATGTAAGGAAACCATAAATGGTAAGAAATGTCGGGATCACGATCATATAACCGGCAAATACAGAGGCCCAGCTTGTAATTCATGTAATCTGAGTTATAGGGTTCCTAATTTCATACCTGTGATATTTCATAACTTGAAAAGTTATGACagtcatgaaattattagatcaTTGGGCTTGGTTGAATTTAGGGGGTATAGAATTTCAGTGATCCCGACGAACACTGAAAAGTTTATCGGATTTACACTTGGTCCCCTACGCTTCATCGACTCGTTGGCATTTCTCAATACCTCTCTCAGTACTCTTACGGAAAATTTGGTCAATTCGGGTAGAgagaaattcattcatttaaactCGGAGTTCCCCGCCAATAAACTTGATCTTTTATTACGTAAAGGTGTTTACCCATACGACTACATGACAGGTTCGGAGAAATTTAATGAGACAAGTCTCCCTCCTAAGGAGGCATTTACCAACACCCTGACGAACACTGAAATTTCGGTAGATGACTACAAACATGCACAGAATATTTGGTCGCAGTTTAACATGGCAAACATGGGCGAGTATCACGATCTCTATCTTAGAACCGACGTATTGCTACTTTCAGATATTTTCGAGGAATTCCGCAAGTTCGCTCATAAGAGCTACGGATTAGATCCTTGTCATTACTACACTCTACCCGGCTACTCATGGGATGCCTGCTTGAAACTGACAAAAGTCGAACTTCAATTGTTCACTGAAGTCGATATGTATTTGTTCATAGAACAGGGGATACGCGGCGGAATATCTGTTATTACCCATCGATATTTCGAGGCTAATAACAAGTATTTCGCCGATTACGACGAGGCCAAGGAGTCATcttatatcatgtatttagATGCTAATAATCTGTATGGGTGGGCAATGTCTCAGGCATTGCCTGTTGGTGAATTTAGGTGGttagaaacagaaaacgaTCCCCTTTGGCCCGACGCTCAGGATATTTTAACGATGACGGACGACGCCCATTTCGGCATGATACTCGAAGTGGACCTTGAATACGGTGCCGAGTTACACGATCTACATAACGATTTACCGTTAGCTCCGGAGCGCATGTTAGTCAACGAAGATTTAATGTTATCTCCGTATCAAAAGCTTCTATTTCAGACTTTGAAACTATCGTCCAGCAAGATACACAAGCTTATCCCTAATCTTTACAATAAAACTCggtatattgttcattataggaATTTGAGGCTTTACATGAAACTTGGTATGAAATTAACAAAGATTCATCGTGTTCTCCATTTTCGACAATCAGCCTGGATGTCACCGTACATTGCTTTGAATACCGAATTCCGAAAAAATGCGAAATccaattttgagaaagataTGTACAAATTACTGAATAATGCAAGTTTTGGCAAGACAATGGAGAACATTAGGAATCGAATCAACTACCAAATTATTAACGAACCGGGGAAATTGAGAAAAGCTCTAGCGAAGCCATCTACGATTTCATGGAACATTATTTCGGAGAATGTTGTGGGGGTAAAAAAACAGCAGATTTCGATCAAGTTGGATAAGCCTGTGTATCTTGGCTTTTCAATTTTAGACATAAGCAAAAcgttaatgtatgattttcattATAACACCATCAAGGCAGGATACGGGGATAACGCTAAACTTCTTTTTACAGATACGGATAGTTTAACGTACGCTATTCGCAGCAACGATTTGTACACGGATATGGCGGGGATTTCCGACCAGTTCGACTTTTCAGCCTATCCCACCGGCCATCCTTTATTCTCGGACAAAAATAAGAAAGTACTAGGCAAATTTAAGGATGAGACCAATTCTTTTCCCGTTAAAGTGTTCTGCGGTTTACGGAGTAAGATGTATTCAATGACATATCTTTCTCCGGATAACAACGGAACACTTGTGGAAAAGAAAACTGCAAAAGGTGTTGCGAAGTACGTCGTTAAGCAGTCCGTATCCCATAATAACTACGTTGATTGCTTGCGTAATCAATCACGTATGATGGCTAACATGCGGTCTATCCGGAGCTTCAATCATAAGTTACATTCAgttaatttaaataaagtcGGATTATCACCATACGACGACAAACGTTATATACTAGATGATGGTGTAAGCACATATGCTTATGGTCATCATAAAATTCCGGagataaatcatcattaaaagAACAAGTCGTTATACTTAATATATATTTGCAtatctttatttattcatagttataaacattgatttatttacactcacTTATACATGCGTTTATGTTTTCAGTTTTACTTTAAACTATTtaactaatatatatatttatttatttatcttatCTATTTATTTAAGATTATATGAAAGTTGGTAAACCATTGGTTTAATATCGTTATAAGtgttttctatatttctttttatttcagggATGGGATCTAACTCGTACCCCCTCTAAGCGCACCTTTtcccgtttttttttttttcttccttTTCTACTTTTTTATGCCAATTTCCctataattcttttttaaaataaataaagaaaaaaccaGCATTTGATTATTAACATAATTCAtgactttagtttttgataTTTATCTATATATGGATTGAGGATACAGGAgatacatatattcattaatcATCGATTTGGAATACAGGATGAGGATTACAGTAAACACACTGGAGAGCACCCATCTGATTCTGATGATCATCATTGAACATACACGCTTTCATCCCAACGAGTTCAGGTTCCAAATCAACgaaagaaatattcatcagTTTCTCCCACTGTTTTTCAGATAGTTCTATCCCGGTTTTCGTATGAACTCGTTGTTCCGTTGCAgctatataacaaaaatatctaatgtcgATTATAACCTTATTGAAACGTTTGAACACGGTCACGTATCGGTTCCTACCGACGTGTAATCGAAAATCCTCTAtgatattattgttattgttgctTTCATTAAACGAATTGATGGCGGAATTTATGGAATCTCTATGCCAGTCGAGATTAGCCCATTCTTGCAGGTGTAGGCTAATGCCGCGTTTCGTTGGAAATAATCGAAGGTCATCACTGAGTTCATAAGTTCGTATGTCAACACGTTTAACATCCTGCCACTCGCTGACACACGCAAACACTAAATTGCCCAGATAATGACGTTTCACATCCGCTTTCGCATAGACGTATTCTTCTTTAGACTCACTCAGTTTTATATCCGTTTGTACACAAGCATTCTCTTTAACAACCGTATctatgacaaaagaaaagataataTGGTTACATTACAAGTGAAACAATAAATAACTCAAAGGAGGAGAGGATGttttacaaacaaacaaattaattaCACATACATACCAGGCTTAGCAGCGTTAATATCTAGCTTTAAATTCTTGAAATTCAGTCTTCGAGGCCTCTTTTTTGGAGCATCAGGTTCAGACATGTTTCGTTTCAACACGGGAGTTGTGTGCGTATCCATGATCAACTCAACGAATGAAATCACCTTTGGAGAACACACGTTATATACCCCTCATGACGTCAGATATTTTTCAGAACGAGGATCGTAATCATCGAAACAATTGATAATTTGCATATGTTTATATTCATCCAGATCTAaccatattcaaatgatctcGTTTATAAATTTCACACACACCAGCTCAATAGATTACCATAAAAACCGGTAACTAAATACCTAACTCAATAGTTAACCCACATTAGCTCCATATAACACATAGACATTAGCCCGATAACTAGTTCACATTAGCTCGGTATTAACATTCATTCACTCACATTAGCTCAATGTTAGCTCAGATTAGCTCAGATGTTAACCGACATTAGCTCAAATTAGCTCAGATGTTAACCGATATTAGCTCAGATTAGCTCAACAGTTTGCTCAGATTAGCTCAGATGTTAACCAACATTAGCTCAGATTAGCTCAAAAGTTTGCTCAGATGTTAACCGACATTAGCTCAGATTAGCTCAAAAGTTAGCTCAGATTAGCTCAAAAGTTAGCTTACATTAGCTCAAAGTTAGCTCACATTAGCACAGTTAGCCCAAAAGTTAGCTGTGCCAGAACCCCCCTCTGACTATACTACTGATATTGACTAAAAACAAGGGTATATATAAAGAggagaacaggttaattgagtaaattggtgagtgagtaactaattagtgtttggcaaggcatgaagtaatatacttagaaagaagggaattatgaggagaaaagccattatttaaattggtactaatatctgagtgacgagtaattagggaagactcaactatgtggcgtttagtgtaattgctggaagtataaataatttcagcttgtttatcaaaattaaaacgatgaccaGTGTTCCAAACATGATTGGCTACACCACTAgccggtttttgatttattatatcctttttgtgttccgaaattcgagtttttaaatcacgacCAGTTTATCCAAAGTACATTTTATCACAGCCAAAACgaggaattttgtaaactccgcagtccaaaggtttagattgattgttttttacCAAAGTCTTGTTAATTTGGTTTTCatacgtgaaaatgatttgtctatccaataaagggagagagtgacgaaacttttccaaaacaggtacatacggaactacaatgaattctgaaatgtttttttttattttctggaggtttagaattaaagaaagtacgtttagccttagaaatagcgattttcaaaatgtgatcagGGTAAGCCAATTTTTTAAGAGAGTTGGATATGTGGTCAAATTCAGCCGAAAGGAAGGTTTCATCGCAAATCCGCAGTGCACGGAGAAAGAGGCcttgaaaaaaacaaatgagagtatttattgtgaattagaACGTCTAAAAACGGGatttggtcattttgttcccattcaaatgtgaatttcaaagatggatATTGAGAGTTGATGAATGAAGTCAATAAAAGAGTtaagatcaaaatcatcagaaactAAAGTACAGAATGTTATCAACACATCCAATCCAAAAGTTAGGTCCAGAGCAGCGTAATTTCGGAAGAATTTCGCATTCAAAATGTTCAAGGAAAAGATTAGCCAAAATGGGGGATAATGGGTTGCCCAAAGCGAAACCGAAATTTGTTCATAGATTTTGTCTTGGGACTGGAAGTATAGATTGGTTGTACAGAGCTCCAAAAGTTCAAGTAAGCAATCTACAGGAACCGGGAGATCAAGATTGGAGTCCGGGAGTTTTCTTCTTAATAAATTGAGAGTTGGTTCCAATGGTATATTTGTGAACAAGGATCGATATAGCGtcgaaacatataaatttttGGCCATTAGGTTTGAGATTTTTTAGTTAGTCTAAAAGATCCATATTGTGCCGAATGtgagaatcagaaaaagtaCCCAGAGCGGGTACTGTACTTTAGCCAGATATTTTGACGTAGTTTTTATTCTGAAGAAATCTTGTTTAAAAGtattagttaaatatttatgtACCCTGTGTTAAATCAGATGGAGAGGCCCGTGTACTTCTTCACAAAAATAGCATTTTGACCTTTCAAGGAGATCGGTGTGCTGCAAAGATATACGCGTTACCTCCGCTATGAGATTTTCAGTCAGGTGGGGAATTCGGGTCACCCGGTTCTATAGTCATGAACACTGTACTATAACGTCCAGGCATCCATCTAAAAGAGTCCATGCTCGTAGGTTCCAGGTTTATAATATGCAGGCAGCAGGCGAATCATTTGGGTCACCTGCAATGTACTATAACCATAGAAATTTAGCACTGCTATGCTTTAACCAACCAACAGCTGATAGAGTTCATCAGAGCATCCAAACTTTAAATCTCCAGAAATCTACTACTGTTTTATATGCAGTGGATGCCATGTGTCCCTCTAATCGCCTGTATCAATGCAAACATCTAACACGTGTGGCGATTTTAACTGCTAAATCTGCCAGCGATCACTCGATAGCGTTACTTTTCATAGTGAtctgttgatatcttaaaattgaGATTGGAACAAATCCTTCCCGGATAAAAGGAACACCTTAAACGGTCACCTAAAACATATTCATAGTCTTGGATAATTACATGTCACATAATCATTTTAGTTCAGGAATCGAAATGTTTTAAGCTCGGCTTAAAAATCCTCCGATATTTAACAAGTGTTTTAAAGAACACTGATATGTTTGATAACAGGGTCGAATggctttgaatttgaattttgaatttgaacatttcatccaattccaAATTGGCTACATATTTCTAGGTTTCATACGTTTTGAGACAGGatgatttgatattgttttaaCAATCAAGAGAAATCTCTCAAGAAAATCAAGACGCGGCGAATATATTTAAAGCAACGTTTCgcctaaaaaaaattgaaaagctatattgtatttctaataTAACACATGTGCATGATCAGGCCTCATGACAGATAGGCTACTACTCAACGGTGAAAGCCCTTCAATTCTGCTGACCATTATTAATTTGTATTAGATAACAAACGTGACTTAAGCAAGGGGACAAAACGCGGACAGCGATTTTATTGTCtgtatcaataaaatacatgATTAAGCATATATAGCCTTGGTATTTTTCTGCGCAGAAGTGTGTTTGTTGTTTGAGCTAAATGGATGAATGCCATATGTATAACTGAGcaataatgttttaatatGCGATAGAGctacctctccctctccgtAACCCCTCTCTGTAACTTTCAATCAATCTAGGGTCCTAAAACCGTTTCGTATCAATAGATACATTAGATTTAGAGgatgttgatttaatttccGATAACAAAAACAATTAGTAGTCGTACTTTTCGGAAATTCAACTTAAGTCAGACTTTTCTAAGTCTGAGGATTTTTCTTAGTTCCAAACGATTCGACTTGTCACCGAATAACCAAGACCTCAATTCTTGTTATATCTTTGTGTTCATTTGTAAAATCTTATGTACATATTCAAGCACGAATCAAGGACTTcgataagaaacagattttgagaaaACTGATTCTGATATATGTCATCTGTGAGGGAAACGAGACATCAAGCTTAATTGCTGTTCTTGGTTCGACTCCGTTTTCATAGCCATTTTAAACATAGTAGTGCGCACCCGGTAAATCGAGCCTTCTTACCGAGTCAACAGgtcattttttcaaactcaaaataaaatgttgttggCCGCATTGCTCTTCTGgatcgatatttgaatattgattcaaacaaaatatatatttaacaTAAAACCAGACAGGAGAAAGTTAGACACAATTGTGTATATATGTTGATATTTCCTCTGTTCACAAGTTTACAACTGCTTACATCTgtttttatgaattatttaaaccGTTGTTGACCATCCAACTTGAGTACGTCCACTAACAACCGTCTTGTTTGGTTCTCGCGTGGGAACCACGCATCCTTTTTAGTGTATATCTATTTGTTAAAATAGACACGACGTAATGATTGACAGTTCAGATAACAGTGTGTTGTTTTGCTGCTAGCGGAAAATAAGTCCATTGTAAATAATTTCTTGATTCATAAAATACTAAATCACCCTAAAGTAAGGGAATATTCTCCCAACTGGACTCAATTTAAATTGTTTGCGCCATCATTGACCTCGAACgatgaattcaatgtaattttaaAACGCACTGAAAAATTACTTAAATATAGTGGTAAATTTCCGTCAATAAGATTTTATTAATTGTggtatttcattgaattttaacTGAATTCCGCAAAGTTCAAACACCCTTCAAGCTAGCAAGACAGCTATATCAGTGCGATTATACATTCCTCTATCAGGAAGAGAATTTTGGTCAAGCCCATTTTCATGTATAGTCAATTAGCACACTGTCCTTTAAAACCAAGCAACATGTGATGCTCACAGTGTGCAgactatttttgatcagcgcGCTCAGTGACGTCACACAGAGCTCCTAAACTATAATGATCAAAAAATTGAACTAAACTCAATGTATCGGAACAAATCCGAACATGTACACGGCCAGTATTTTACATTTGATTCCAAAAACCCGTTCATGCAGCGCACAGACCGCACCAACCCGTGAAGTTTCGCCGTTAGTTTCTTATAGTAATCATTTGCTCGGACGAAACTTATTTAGTTAACATTCTAACCGTGTGAATCCCTAgttttcggaattctgactaaaccattttacagttgctagccgccattttgttagggtacttttgtcccgtattgttgggtcatttttttctcttttttaaaaactatccgtgatgtgtattgtatcatatttcatctgtcgatggatggattttgacaacttcagcaacattcaaaccgcgtgaatctctagttttcagttatgttaaaatcattcctcagatttacaacaatgcgacatgagagcgatataaaaatcggtgctCAGTTTTTGCCttgcgcatagaaatccagggtactgaactttgaagttcgttattttcagaaataattttctaaaaaatccaaacatttcaagcactgtgcgcataaatgcccccttttaggtgaactttgaaattttaagatatcttgcctagtttttttcctatggctctttaactgcagcgcgtgtattgtcattccgagattcggcgctgttttctttgcgtgtatttcagtatatgggagttatttcttcattttcactacacttgtctctacggaaaatggttttaattgttggtacgagtatcaggtttaaatatcacGTCGTTTATGCAATATAATAGATCGGAGACATTAGAGATGTTGGGGTTTAAGGGATTTTTCTGACCAGTTTTAGCAGCGAGACTGAGCGGCATTTTGATCACGCATTCGAAGTTGCGCGCGGGAAGAGAATATATGGGCCTATATTGAGatggaagaagaaaagaaatatagcactcaaaatcgagtatgatgaccatttaaatcagtagtctatcaataaatttacataaaaatctactgaaattaGATGGATGGAGAAGTGGTCAAAAAGCTGGACAAATGGGGTGGGGCAaatattcagctactttctatgaatactttctattaagtacactcaagattgattagattgggaagaaaatataggaaaacgttttctttttttcgaatGTCAGACGCAggtgataaaaagtaaaaagtgacatctaccatcaccaaaaacgcaagaagtgtgtggattgcatttacaacaaaagagtgatattttgggttttcttAGGTGCATGTACGTAAGCCTCTGCCTGCCGTAAAAGCGGTTACCATTACAGCCATTACGAACTAGCGCCGGAGAacggaatacagtattaatgccgtaatatttaaacctgatactcgtaccaacaattaaaaccattttccgtagagacaagtgtagtgaaaatgaagaaataacacccatatactgaaatacacgcaaagaaaacagcgccaaatctcggaatgacaatacacgcgctgcagttaaagagccataggaaaaaaactaggcaagatatcttaaaatttcaaagttcacctgaaagggggcgtttatgcgcacagtgcttgaaatgtttggattttttagaaaattatttctgaaaaaaacgaacttcaaagttcagtaccctggatttctatgcgcacggcaaaaactgaccaccgatttttatatcgctctcatgtcgcattgttgtaaatttgagaaatgattttaacataactgaaaactagagattcacgcggtttgaatgttgctgaagttgtcaaaatccatccatggacagatgaaatatgatacaatacacatcacggatagtttttaaaaaagagaaaaaaatgacccaacaatacgggacaaaagtaccctaacaaaatggcggctagcaactgtaaaatggtttattgtgcGCATAAACGCCGCTTTCCAAATGAAATTTGGAATCTAAAGATAATTGTCGTTTTCTAATACGTGAATTTGAAACTGTCGTAGGTTATCACTATAATTGCTATAACATAATTATCCTTCatgattaaaagcataaataTAGTATCGGGAAAGGAAACTAACTccatcctttatatttcaattcatactTCGACACAGAATAGCGAACAGTAGGACCTTCTCAAGACGAAATAAAAACAG
This window harbors:
- the LOC141907740 gene encoding uncharacterized protein LOC141907740, which produces MPPTDENVLKFVNVTKQHKLPYVIYADFEMFLEPIEGCKLNQNQSWTYRYQVHEPCGFCFKVVGPDTRHSHPTVLYRGDDVMKKFLTSLLEKAEEILQEYKNPQPLVMNDVDETHFKSTDICHICKETINGKKCRDHDHITGKYRGPACNSCNLSYRVPNFIPVIFHNLKSYDSHEIIRSLGLVEFRGYRISVIPTNTEKFIGFTLGPLRFIDSLAFLNTSLSTLTENLVNSGREKFIHLNSEFPANKLDLLLRKGVYPYDYMTGSEKFNETSLPPKEAFTNTLTNTEISVDDYKHAQNIWSQFNMANMGEYHDLYLRTDVLLLSDIFEEFRKFAHKSYGLDPCHYYTLPGYSWDACLKLTKVELQLFTEVDMYLFIEQGIRGGISVITHRYFEANNKYFADYDEAKESSYIMYLDANNLYGWAMSQALPVGEFRWLETENDPLWPDAQDILTMTDDAHFGMILEVDLEYGAELHDLHNDLPLAPERMLVNEDLMLSPYQKLLFQTLKLSSSKIHKLIPNLYNKTRYIVHYRNLRLYMKLGMKLTKIHRVLHFRQSAWMSPYIALNTEFRKNAKSNFEKDMYKLLNNASFGKTMENIRNRINYQIINEPGKLRKALAKPSTISWNIISENVVGVKKQQISIKLDKPVYLGFSILDISKTLMYDFHYNTIKAGYGDNAKLLFTDTDSLTYAIRSNDLYTDMAGISDQFDFSAYPTGHPLFSDKNKKVLGKFKDETNSFPVKVFCGLRSKMYSMTYLSPDNNGTLVEKKTAKGVAKYVVKQSVSHNNYVDCLRNQSRMMANMRSIRSFNHKLHSVNLNKVGLSPYDDKRYILDDGVSTYAYGHHKIPEINHH